In Rhodothermus marinus DSM 4252, a single genomic region encodes these proteins:
- a CDS encoding HDOD domain-containing protein, with translation MEELSEKEQQARLAEARILVVDDHAHARRLLRFQLRKYVAVQEAGSFDEALALCEEQMPDVALIDIHLGEARTGVDLLQALRALPGGQRLRAIACTAYAVPGSRERFLEAGFDEYLAKPIHTDHLLRVLQRVLDPSYRPDRTRLGLPEWELKLPPQPETITAVMELLSRDEEEIELKQLIELLHEDPITAAWVLRHVNSAYYALPHKVTTIERAVTMLGFLPVGNLVLTEVVTNAFEQVTTPEARHIHKHIMQVSLSTALFARELAALVEQISPEQAFTAGVLHQLGRLVFLSSAPERYIPLWKTNLQGGSQWLEAPSPDDEVRTFGLNYAQLGADIARDWGMPELLIEAIRFHLDPRWATGRGRLLALLVRAGRTLALQFGCSGEVLAQLSPEELPPTVRGALRELAEATHGSVQRFWRHVLSRSRAIQELACSYRQ, from the coding sequence ATGGAGGAGCTGTCTGAAAAAGAGCAGCAGGCGCGTCTGGCCGAAGCGCGCATTCTGGTGGTGGACGACCATGCGCATGCGCGGCGGCTGTTGCGGTTTCAGCTACGCAAGTACGTGGCGGTGCAGGAAGCGGGCTCCTTCGACGAGGCGCTGGCGCTCTGTGAGGAGCAGATGCCCGACGTGGCGCTGATCGACATTCACCTGGGCGAGGCGCGCACCGGCGTCGATCTCCTTCAGGCGTTGCGTGCATTGCCGGGCGGCCAGCGGCTCCGGGCCATCGCCTGCACGGCCTATGCCGTGCCAGGTAGCCGCGAGCGGTTCCTGGAGGCCGGCTTCGACGAGTACCTGGCCAAACCCATCCACACCGACCACCTCCTGCGCGTATTGCAGCGGGTACTGGACCCTTCCTACCGCCCCGATCGCACCCGGCTGGGCTTGCCCGAATGGGAACTGAAGTTGCCGCCGCAGCCGGAGACGATCACGGCCGTCATGGAATTGCTTTCGCGCGATGAGGAAGAAATCGAGCTGAAGCAGCTCATCGAACTACTGCACGAGGACCCGATCACGGCCGCCTGGGTGCTCCGGCATGTCAATTCGGCCTACTATGCACTTCCGCACAAGGTGACCACCATCGAGCGGGCCGTGACCATGCTGGGGTTTCTTCCGGTAGGGAATCTGGTGCTGACCGAAGTGGTCACCAACGCGTTCGAGCAGGTCACCACGCCCGAAGCGCGGCACATTCACAAACACATCATGCAGGTGAGTCTGAGCACGGCGCTGTTCGCCCGGGAACTGGCCGCGCTCGTGGAGCAGATCTCGCCTGAACAGGCCTTTACGGCCGGGGTGCTGCACCAGCTCGGTCGGCTGGTCTTTCTCAGCAGTGCCCCGGAGCGCTACATCCCGCTCTGGAAAACGAACCTGCAGGGTGGCAGCCAGTGGCTGGAGGCGCCTTCGCCGGACGACGAGGTGCGCACGTTCGGGCTGAACTATGCGCAGCTGGGCGCCGACATCGCCCGGGACTGGGGGATGCCCGAACTGCTCATCGAAGCCATCCGCTTTCACCTGGATCCCCGCTGGGCGACCGGACGGGGACGCCTGCTGGCGCTGCTGGTCCGGGCCGGGCGCACGCTGGCCCTTCAGTTCGGCTGTAGTGGAGAGGTGCTGGCGCAGCTTTCTCCAGAAGAATTGCCCCCGACGGTCCGGGGTGCGTTGCGCGAACTGGCCGAGGCCACGCACGGCTCGGTTCAGCGCTTCTGGCGGCACGTCCTGAGTCGGAGCCGGGCCATTCAGGAGCTGGCCTGTAGCTATCGTCAATGA
- a CDS encoding response regulator, which produces MAEAVTVLLIDDQPLFVQYLLRFLGTEPRIEIVGVAHKAEEAVTLSQALQPEVILLDLSMPGQSGMDVLPKIREAAPHSYIIVLTSHDSEWYQDQARRRGADAFVSKHEVLERLVQVILERPVQ; this is translated from the coding sequence CCCTCTTCGTGCAGTACCTGCTTCGCTTTCTGGGGACGGAACCACGTATTGAAATCGTCGGCGTTGCCCACAAGGCAGAGGAGGCCGTGACCCTCAGCCAGGCGCTGCAACCCGAAGTGATCCTGCTGGACCTTTCCATGCCCGGTCAGAGCGGAATGGACGTGCTGCCAAAGATCCGAGAGGCCGCGCCGCACTCCTATATCATCGTGCTCACCTCGCACGACAGCGAGTGGTATCAGGACCAGGCACGCCGGCGGGGAGCCGACGCTTTCGTCTCGAAGCACGAAGTACTGGAGCGCCTGGTGCAGGTCATTCTGGAGCGACCCGTTCAGTAG